A window of the Heliomicrobium gestii genome harbors these coding sequences:
- a CDS encoding KamA family radical SAM protein, giving the protein MDGSAVLRPAQVVDGADVQRALERFWEENPILFELLCHSRTLEEARERAFNYLIDFERKSLHSRALTAPSERALSRKAIQVLKNIFARRNEELTQESALKVLYQLAHGEPVSTSAAFVEEMRHLFLAMKEKTGLYESHPSAAPGRDMRLSQLGQAVQEQVEGFAHGLIDGVIQQRKANRQRILDHFGATREEWNDWRWQCRHVIRDAGQMQELVELSGEERAAIDKACAEGIAFGVTPYYVMLMDREPHRRFDHAVRAQVIPPADYVEAMAAGRGDAAKRFDYMGERDTSPERLVTRRYPMIAILKPFNTCAQICVYCQRNWEIDDVLSPKAAASEDKMNKALAWFRQHPEVEEVLITGGDPGIMSDGALKRLLDAVSAFRHIRRIRIGTRTPVVLPMRITDAFADLLASYRLPGRREVVVMTHVEHPYEVTPEAAEAFQRLRQRGLPLYNQAVFTLENARRFEMAALRRLLRLVGVDPYYTFNTKGKEETRAYRAPIARLLQEQAEEARLLPGLARSDEAVFNIPRLGKNYLRAGQDHEVIMVDRQGRRIYEFYPWDMPSDPQPFLFTDVAILDFLQEMEQRGEDPQAYRSIWHYY; this is encoded by the coding sequence ATGGATGGTTCGGCTGTTTTGCGGCCTGCTCAAGTCGTTGACGGAGCGGATGTGCAGCGGGCGCTGGAGCGATTTTGGGAGGAGAACCCGATCCTCTTTGAACTGCTCTGCCACAGCCGCACCCTCGAAGAAGCCAGGGAACGCGCTTTCAACTACCTGATCGACTTTGAACGAAAAAGCCTGCATTCACGGGCGCTGACTGCGCCATCGGAGCGGGCGCTCAGCCGGAAGGCGATTCAGGTGCTGAAAAACATCTTCGCTCGCCGGAACGAGGAGCTGACCCAGGAGAGCGCCCTCAAGGTGTTGTACCAATTGGCCCATGGGGAACCGGTCTCCACCTCTGCGGCCTTTGTGGAGGAGATGCGCCATCTCTTCCTGGCGATGAAAGAAAAGACAGGGCTGTATGAGTCACACCCGTCTGCAGCGCCGGGACGGGATATGCGCCTGAGCCAATTGGGCCAAGCCGTGCAGGAGCAGGTCGAAGGGTTTGCTCACGGTCTGATCGATGGGGTGATCCAACAGCGGAAAGCCAACCGCCAGCGGATTTTGGACCATTTTGGGGCTACGCGGGAAGAATGGAACGACTGGCGCTGGCAATGCCGCCATGTGATCCGTGACGCCGGTCAGATGCAGGAACTGGTCGAACTCTCTGGCGAGGAGCGGGCGGCCATTGACAAGGCGTGCGCCGAAGGGATCGCCTTCGGGGTGACACCCTATTATGTCATGCTGATGGATCGCGAGCCCCACCGGCGCTTTGACCATGCCGTTCGCGCCCAGGTGATTCCGCCGGCGGACTATGTGGAAGCGATGGCGGCGGGGAGAGGGGATGCCGCCAAGAGATTTGATTATATGGGCGAGCGGGACACATCGCCGGAACGGCTGGTGACCCGTCGCTACCCCATGATCGCCATCTTGAAGCCTTTCAACACTTGCGCCCAGATCTGTGTCTATTGCCAGCGCAACTGGGAGATCGATGACGTCCTCTCGCCGAAGGCGGCGGCCAGTGAAGACAAGATGAACAAAGCCCTGGCCTGGTTCCGCCAGCATCCCGAAGTGGAAGAGGTGCTGATCACCGGCGGCGATCCCGGCATCATGTCCGATGGCGCGCTCAAGAGGCTGCTCGACGCCGTCAGCGCCTTCCGCCATATCCGGCGCATCCGCATCGGCACCCGGACGCCTGTCGTCCTGCCGATGCGCATCACCGACGCCTTTGCCGACCTGCTGGCATCGTACCGGCTGCCCGGGCGGCGGGAAGTGGTCGTCATGACCCATGTTGAACACCCCTATGAGGTGACGCCTGAGGCGGCTGAGGCCTTCCAGCGCTTGCGCCAGCGGGGGTTGCCCCTTTACAATCAGGCTGTCTTTACACTGGAAAACGCCCGGCGCTTCGAGATGGCGGCGCTGCGCCGTTTGTTGCGCCTGGTCGGCGTCGATCCCTACTACACCTTCAACACCAAGGGCAAAGAGGAGACGCGCGCCTACCGGGCGCCCATCGCCCGCCTGCTCCAGGAGCAGGCCGAGGAAGCGCGGCTGCTGCCCGGCCTTGCGCGATCTGATGAAGCTGTCTTCAACATCCCTCGCCTCGGGAAAAACTACCTGCGCGCCGGTCAGGATCACGAGGTGATCATGGTCGACCGCCAGGGCCGGCGGATCTACGAATTCTACCCCTGGGATATGCCGTCGGATCCCCAACCGTTTTTGTTTACCGACGTGGCTATCCTGGATTTTTTGCAGGAGATGGAACAGCGGGGCGAGGATCCGCAGGCATACCGGAGCATTTGGCATTATTATTGA
- the thiC gene encoding phosphomethylpyrimidine synthase ThiC, with the protein MQLGRIYGTQMEKALRGEVTPEMVQVAESEGWQPEALMAEIAAGRIVIPANNRRPRASYCGVGRGLRTKVNANIGTSKGTSGIEFEKRKLDISIECGADAVMDLSTGPDIDGVRRALIADCPIAFGTVPIYQATVEAQELKGAIINMTEEDILRAVQKQAEDGVDFMTIHCGLTMEALERLRKHPRITDIVSRGGSFLTGWMIHHQRQNPFYSQFDRILEIAKEYDITLSLGDALRPGCIADATDRGQVQELMVLGELVQRCRAAGVQVIVEGPGHVPMDQVEMNIKLQKRLCEEAPFYVLGPLVTDVAPGYDHITSAIGGAIAAAAGADFLCYVTPAEHLSLPTEQDVRQGVIASRIAGHAADLAKGIKGAMDWDKAMGKARKDLDWGEQRRLSMDPTAFDKHPHTRDKTGCSMCGPYCAMRIVSDYLGRPAGSC; encoded by the coding sequence ATGCAGTTAGGCAGAATCTATGGGACTCAGATGGAAAAGGCTCTGCGAGGGGAAGTTACACCGGAGATGGTCCAGGTGGCCGAGTCGGAAGGGTGGCAGCCGGAAGCCTTGATGGCGGAGATCGCCGCCGGGCGGATCGTCATTCCGGCCAACAATCGCCGTCCTCGCGCTTCCTATTGCGGCGTGGGCCGGGGCCTGCGAACGAAGGTTAACGCCAATATCGGCACGTCAAAGGGAACGTCGGGCATCGAATTTGAAAAACGCAAGCTCGACATCAGCATCGAGTGCGGCGCCGACGCCGTCATGGACCTGAGCACCGGCCCCGATATCGATGGCGTGCGCCGTGCGCTGATCGCTGATTGCCCCATCGCCTTCGGCACGGTGCCCATCTACCAGGCGACAGTGGAGGCCCAGGAATTGAAGGGCGCCATCATCAACATGACAGAAGAGGATATCCTGCGGGCTGTTCAAAAGCAGGCTGAAGATGGCGTCGATTTCATGACCATTCATTGCGGGCTGACGATGGAGGCGTTGGAACGGCTGCGCAAGCACCCGCGCATCACTGATATCGTCTCCCGCGGGGGCTCCTTCTTGACGGGCTGGATGATTCATCACCAGCGTCAAAACCCCTTCTACTCCCAGTTTGATCGCATCCTGGAGATCGCCAAGGAGTATGACATCACCCTGAGCCTTGGCGACGCGCTGCGGCCCGGCTGCATCGCCGACGCCACGGACCGGGGCCAGGTGCAGGAACTGATGGTTCTCGGCGAACTGGTCCAGCGCTGCCGCGCCGCCGGTGTGCAGGTGATCGTCGAGGGCCCCGGTCACGTGCCCATGGATCAGGTGGAGATGAACATTAAACTGCAGAAACGGCTCTGTGAAGAGGCGCCCTTCTATGTGCTCGGCCCCCTGGTCACCGACGTGGCGCCGGGGTATGATCACATCACCTCGGCCATCGGCGGGGCCATCGCTGCGGCGGCCGGCGCCGACTTCCTCTGCTATGTGACCCCGGCGGAACACCTGAGTCTCCCGACTGAGCAGGATGTCCGCCAGGGCGTCATCGCCTCCCGCATCGCCGGTCATGCCGCTGACCTGGCGAAGGGGATCAAGGGCGCCATGGATTGGGACAAAGCCATGGGCAAGGCCCGCAAGGATCTTGACTGGGGCGAACAGCGCCGCTTGTCGATGGATCCGACGGCCTTTGACAAACATCCCCATACGCGTGATAAGACCGGCTGTTCCATGTGTGGTCCCTACTGCGCCATGCGCATCGTCAGCGATTATCTGGGCAGACCGGCAGGCTCCTGCTAA
- a CDS encoding energy-coupling factor ABC transporter permease: MHIMEGYLPLSHAAAWTAASAPFVVHGLRAIQKTVRTNPEAKMLLGVAGAFSFVLSALKLPSVTGSSSHPTGTGLGAVLFGPTVMTVLGAIVLLFQALLLAHGGITTLGANVFSMGIVGPFAAYGVYRLGQRMNLSSNISIFAAAAIGDLATYVTTTVQLALAFPDTATGVVGSIVKFGSVFLVTQIPLALAEGLLTVVIFNALSKYSAAELSALNIFSKEVKA, from the coding sequence ATGCATATCATGGAGGGCTACCTGCCCCTGAGCCACGCCGCCGCCTGGACAGCCGCCTCGGCCCCCTTTGTCGTCCATGGCCTGCGCGCCATCCAAAAGACCGTTCGAACCAATCCGGAAGCAAAAATGCTCCTCGGCGTCGCCGGGGCCTTCTCTTTTGTCTTGTCGGCGCTGAAGTTGCCCTCTGTCACCGGCAGCTCTTCCCACCCGACGGGAACCGGTCTGGGCGCCGTCCTCTTCGGACCCACCGTCATGACTGTCCTCGGCGCCATCGTGTTGCTCTTTCAGGCTCTCCTGCTCGCCCACGGCGGGATCACCACCCTCGGCGCCAACGTGTTTTCCATGGGCATCGTGGGACCTTTCGCCGCCTACGGCGTCTACCGCTTAGGGCAGCGGATGAACCTTTCCTCTAATATCTCCATCTTTGCCGCCGCGGCCATCGGCGACCTGGCCACCTATGTGACGACGACGGTGCAACTCGCCCTAGCTTTCCCGGACACCGCCACCGGCGTTGTTGGTTCCATCGTCAAATTCGGCTCCGTCTTCCTGGTCACCCAGATCCCTCTGGCGCTCGCCGAAGGGCTGCTGACGGTCGTCATCTTTAACGCCCTCTCGAAATACTCCGCCGCCGAACTGTCGGCGCTGAACATCTTCTCGAAAGAGGTGAAAGCATGA
- the thiM gene encoding hydroxyethylthiazole kinase, with protein MRDWVGSCLAEKLAIMRERRPLIHHLTNYVTMNDCANMVLATGASPVMAHAPEEVAEMAAIAGALVLNVGTLTLPWIESMMIAGKAANQASVPVILDPVGAGATGLRTESCRRILEAVKVSVIRANAAEAAVLAGLDGEVKGVDAVSGDACAAARALARRFGVVAAVTGVVDYVSDGRQTMKIENGDAWMARLTGTGCMASSVTGCFCAVEKDPLVAATAALAFYGAAGEIAAGRSSLEEAGPTWPAPRGPMTFKTAFFDAVYRLAGERAAQLARVEAIGMVE; from the coding sequence ATGAGGGACTGGGTTGGGAGTTGCCTCGCCGAAAAACTGGCGATCATGCGGGAGAGACGCCCGCTCATCCACCACTTGACGAACTACGTGACGATGAATGACTGCGCGAATATGGTGTTGGCGACGGGGGCTTCGCCGGTGATGGCCCATGCGCCGGAAGAGGTGGCCGAGATGGCCGCCATTGCCGGCGCGCTCGTCCTCAACGTGGGCACATTGACCCTCCCCTGGATTGAATCGATGATGATCGCCGGCAAGGCAGCCAATCAGGCCAGTGTGCCGGTCATCCTCGACCCGGTGGGGGCCGGCGCGACAGGGCTGCGCACCGAATCGTGCCGGCGCATCCTGGAAGCGGTTAAGGTATCCGTCATCCGAGCCAATGCGGCGGAAGCGGCGGTATTGGCCGGATTGGATGGGGAAGTGAAGGGCGTCGATGCGGTGAGCGGCGATGCCTGCGCCGCCGCTCGGGCGTTAGCTCGGCGCTTCGGCGTCGTGGCCGCGGTGACCGGTGTCGTCGATTACGTTTCGGATGGACGACAGACGATGAAGATCGAAAACGGCGACGCCTGGATGGCCCGCCTGACGGGAACCGGCTGCATGGCTTCATCGGTGACAGGTTGCTTCTGCGCCGTCGAAAAAGATCCCCTTGTAGCGGCGACGGCCGCACTGGCCTTCTACGGCGCAGCCGGAGAGATCGCTGCCGGACGGTCGTCTCTCGAGGAGGCCGGGCCGACCTGGCCGGCGCCACGGGGGCCGATGACCTTCAAAACGGCCTTTTTTGACGCTGTATACCGGCTCGCTGGGGAGCGGGCGGCGCAACTGGCTCGGGTTGAAGCCATTGGCATGGTTGAATAG
- a CDS encoding energy-coupling factor ABC transporter ATP-binding protein yields MTALLETEHVEYSYPDGNSGLRGIDLSLTAGRKIAIVGANGAGKSTLFLHLNGALKPRRGVVRFQGRPIDYSRPGLRELRSQVGLVFQDPDAQLFSASVEQDISFGPLNMGLPEAEVRRRVDEAMAATGITELRHRPVHALSYGQKKRVCIAGVAAMRPRVIILDEPLAWLDPAGAKSILDLLERLNQEGTTIVMSLHQMDIVAR; encoded by the coding sequence GTGACAGCCCTGTTGGAAACGGAACACGTGGAATACAGCTACCCCGACGGCAACAGCGGCCTTCGGGGTATTGACCTTTCCCTCACGGCGGGACGCAAGATCGCCATCGTCGGCGCCAACGGCGCCGGAAAATCGACCCTCTTTCTCCATCTCAACGGGGCCTTGAAACCGCGCCGTGGCGTCGTCCGTTTCCAGGGCCGGCCCATCGACTACTCCCGCCCAGGCTTACGCGAATTGCGCAGCCAAGTCGGCCTCGTCTTCCAGGATCCCGACGCCCAGCTCTTCTCCGCTTCCGTCGAACAGGACATCTCCTTCGGCCCCCTCAATATGGGACTTCCCGAAGCAGAAGTGCGCCGTCGCGTCGATGAGGCCATGGCGGCCACCGGTATCACCGAACTGCGCCACCGGCCCGTTCACGCCCTCAGCTACGGCCAGAAAAAACGGGTCTGTATCGCCGGCGTGGCGGCCATGCGCCCCCGCGTCATCATCCTCGACGAACCGTTGGCCTGGCTCGATCCCGCCGGAGCGAAAAGCATCCTGGACCTGCTGGAGCGTTTGAACCAGGAAGGCACGACCATCGTCATGTCCCTGCACCAAATGGACATTGTGGCCCGCTAG
- a CDS encoding energy-coupling factor ABC transporter substrate-binding protein, whose amino-acid sequence MNGLRNKLVLTTALLFLTGVPLIMHFTGGFSGADDQAGEMVQSIAPDYKPWFESIWEPGEEAEPLLFGLQAAAGASFIAYYFSRRRNSERVSMNSNVGRKPLGDA is encoded by the coding sequence ATGAACGGGCTCCGGAACAAACTTGTCTTGACGACAGCGCTCCTGTTTCTGACAGGCGTTCCCCTGATCATGCACTTCACCGGCGGTTTCTCCGGCGCCGATGACCAGGCCGGTGAAATGGTTCAATCTATCGCCCCCGATTACAAACCCTGGTTCGAATCCATCTGGGAGCCTGGCGAAGAGGCGGAACCGCTGCTCTTCGGTCTCCAGGCCGCCGCAGGCGCCAGCTTCATCGCCTACTACTTCTCCCGCCGCCGCAACAGTGAGCGGGTCAGCATGAACAGCAACGTGGGCCGCAAACCTCTTGGCGATGCCTAG
- the thiL gene encoding thiamine-phosphate kinase: MNRQKEGTPLASVGEFGLIERLARAWQSAAAGSPDDSRGGGLGCLTSAIASPRLRWGIGDDAAVIDGLAGKSLLVTTDMLVEGVHFLWSPERRRLLGRKALTVNISDIAAMGGIPAWAFLSIGVPAGAAVEDVEEVYAGMGEVAARYGVVLAGGDTVRSDKWVLNVTLLGLAVKGPIGRGGGAPGDLILVTGSVGDSAAGLHLLLSAGREKAGTGMAAVSEADRKLLLSRHLDPTPRVAEAMALVEHGGVTAMMDVSDGVSSEVHHLCRNSVCGARIDVAALPIHPATRRLAEATGQDLLAWALTGGEDYELIFTAPPEQVPGLIAQVRQDAGTDVTVIGRLTEQAEGIMAVYPPETDRNVVPLAAKGYNHFR, encoded by the coding sequence GTGAACAGGCAAAAAGAGGGCACCCCTCTGGCGTCGGTTGGCGAGTTTGGCTTGATCGAACGGTTGGCCCGGGCCTGGCAGTCTGCCGCTGCCGGTTCGCCGGATGACAGCCGGGGCGGGGGGCTTGGGTGTCTCACGTCGGCAATAGCATCCCCCCGATTGCGCTGGGGGATCGGCGACGACGCGGCCGTGATCGACGGGCTCGCGGGGAAGTCCCTTTTGGTCACGACAGACATGCTTGTCGAGGGCGTCCACTTCCTCTGGTCGCCGGAGCGGCGGCGTCTGCTCGGCCGTAAGGCCCTGACCGTCAACATCAGCGATATCGCCGCCATGGGGGGGATTCCGGCGTGGGCCTTTCTCTCCATCGGCGTTCCCGCCGGCGCGGCTGTGGAGGACGTGGAAGAGGTCTACGCCGGCATGGGAGAGGTGGCTGCTCGTTACGGCGTCGTCTTGGCTGGTGGCGATACGGTTCGCTCCGACAAGTGGGTGCTCAACGTCACCCTGCTCGGATTGGCGGTTAAAGGGCCCATCGGTCGAGGGGGAGGAGCGCCGGGGGACTTGATACTCGTGACCGGTTCTGTCGGCGACTCGGCGGCGGGGCTGCATCTGCTGCTTTCTGCGGGAAGGGAGAAAGCGGGAACCGGTATGGCGGCGGTCAGTGAAGCCGACCGGAAGCTCCTGCTGTCGAGGCACCTTGATCCGACGCCTCGGGTGGCAGAAGCGATGGCCCTCGTCGAGCATGGCGGGGTGACGGCGATGATGGATGTGAGCGACGGCGTGAGCAGCGAGGTCCACCACCTTTGCCGGAACTCGGTCTGTGGCGCGCGAATCGATGTGGCGGCGTTGCCGATCCACCCGGCGACGCGGCGACTGGCCGAAGCGACCGGGCAAGACCTGTTGGCATGGGCGCTCACCGGCGGCGAGGATTACGAGTTGATCTTTACTGCGCCGCCGGAGCAGGTTCCCGGACTGATCGCGCAAGTGCGCCAAGACGCGGGAACCGATGTGACGGTGATCGGTCGACTGACCGAACAGGCCGAGGGGATCATGGCCGTCTATCCTCCCGAAACGGACAGGAACGTCGTTCCGTTGGCGGCGAAAGGGTACAATCATTTTCGATAG
- a CDS encoding HD-GYP domain-containing protein, translating into MRKVSIESVEPGMILARSIYSADGRTLLGAGITLSTPFIRRLKELGVPAVLIKDQVIGDLTVPDVLSEQVRLAAVQTIRHSFARVQLHADKGLEPMAVKTATSDIIDEVLRNRHVMYHVADIRTFDDYTFGHSVNVCVLSVLTGIAMGYNELELYDLACGAILHDIGKMLIPLEVLNKPGRLTPEEYAEIRRHCDYGFEIIRHQCEFSLAAAHVAYQHQERFDGSGYPRQLKGEEIHEYARIVAIADMYDALVADRVYRKGYLPYQAHEIILAASCRELDPNISQIFLQNIAIYPIGSTVQLNTGDIGVVVDVNKAFQSRPVVRLLYDADGAPLKRPYELDLTRHLTVFVDKVLFEEHVKELTTPHYQEAK; encoded by the coding sequence TTGAGAAAAGTATCCATCGAATCCGTTGAGCCGGGCATGATCCTGGCGCGCAGCATCTACAGCGCTGACGGAAGGACCCTGCTTGGCGCCGGCATCACTCTTTCCACCCCCTTCATCCGGCGGCTGAAAGAGTTGGGTGTACCGGCAGTCCTGATCAAGGATCAGGTGATCGGTGATCTAACCGTCCCCGACGTGCTCAGCGAGCAGGTGCGGCTCGCCGCCGTGCAGACGATCCGTCACTCCTTCGCTCGCGTCCAATTGCACGCCGATAAAGGCTTAGAGCCGATGGCTGTCAAGACAGCCACCTCTGACATCATTGACGAGGTGCTGCGCAACCGTCATGTCATGTACCACGTGGCTGACATTCGCACCTTTGACGATTACACCTTCGGCCATTCTGTCAACGTCTGTGTGCTGTCCGTATTGACGGGCATCGCCATGGGATATAACGAACTCGAACTGTACGACCTGGCTTGCGGCGCTATCCTCCATGACATCGGCAAAATGCTGATCCCCTTGGAGGTCCTGAACAAACCCGGACGGCTGACGCCGGAGGAATACGCTGAAATCCGCCGCCACTGCGACTACGGCTTTGAGATCATCCGTCACCAATGCGAGTTCTCCCTGGCGGCCGCCCATGTGGCCTACCAACATCAGGAACGCTTCGATGGCTCGGGATACCCCCGCCAGCTCAAAGGGGAAGAGATCCACGAATACGCCCGCATCGTCGCCATCGCCGATATGTACGACGCCCTAGTGGCCGATCGAGTCTACCGCAAGGGCTACCTCCCCTACCAGGCCCACGAGATCATCCTGGCGGCCAGTTGCCGTGAACTGGACCCGAACATATCTCAGATCTTTTTGCAGAATATCGCCATCTACCCGATCGGAAGCACAGTGCAACTGAACACGGGAGACATCGGCGTCGTCGTCGACGTGAACAAGGCCTTTCAGAGTCGGCCTGTCGTGCGCCTCCTCTACGACGCTGACGGCGCCCCCCTGAAGCGGCCCTACGAGTTGGACCTGACCCGGCATCTGACCGTTTTTGTCGACAAGGTGCTCTTCGAGGAGCATGTGAAGGAATTGACCACCCCTCACTACCAGGAAGCAAAATAG
- the cbiQ gene encoding cobalt ECF transporter T component CbiQ codes for MLFTIDQWAWANRLRDKSPTWKGIAALLGLLASLLSPTPWLSGSITLLSGALIVFGARIPLSVFLRLMSVPGLFLLTGCVTVALSPSPLDPVAQVTIGPYSPGISAAGLQQAGILFFRSLGATASLYFLVLTTPMVDVIELVSRLRAPKIVTELMLLIYRFIFVLMETTQAILLAQESRLGYATQANSLRSLGILAANLFVRSLIRSRELYIALSARGYEEELRVLPRTRENSFLR; via the coding sequence ATGCTCTTCACGATCGATCAGTGGGCCTGGGCCAACCGGCTGCGGGACAAATCGCCGACCTGGAAAGGAATCGCCGCGCTCCTGGGGCTGCTGGCTAGCCTGCTCTCGCCCACCCCCTGGCTGTCCGGCTCGATCACGCTTCTCTCTGGCGCGCTGATCGTCTTCGGCGCCCGCATCCCCCTGTCCGTCTTCCTCAGACTGATGTCGGTGCCCGGCCTCTTCCTGCTCACCGGCTGCGTTACCGTGGCCCTGTCGCCTTCCCCCCTTGACCCCGTGGCGCAGGTGACCATCGGCCCCTACTCCCCTGGCATATCAGCTGCTGGTCTGCAACAGGCCGGCATCCTCTTCTTTCGTTCCCTCGGCGCCACCGCCAGCCTCTATTTTCTCGTGCTCACCACGCCCATGGTCGATGTGATTGAACTGGTGTCGCGCCTGCGGGCGCCCAAGATCGTGACAGAACTGATGCTGCTCATCTATCGCTTTATTTTCGTGCTCATGGAGACGACGCAAGCCATCCTGCTGGCCCAGGAATCGCGTCTCGGCTACGCCACCCAAGCCAACAGCCTTCGCTCCCTCGGCATCTTGGCCGCAAACCTTTTCGTCCGTTCCCTTATCCGCTCCCGGGAGCTCTACATCGCCCTGTCAGCCCGGGGGTATGAAGAGGAACTGCGCGTGTTGCCGCGGACCAGGGAGAACTCTTTTTTACGCTAG
- the thiE gene encoding thiamine phosphate synthase — protein sequence MPEQAGGSVFHRDVPWIYLVTDRRACGGRSFFHTVEAALRGGVNIVQYREKAAGTGQMVEEAQAIHDLCRRYGALFVVNDRIDVAMAVNAPAVHLGQEDMPLAMARRILGADVCIGISASSVEEAIAAEQAGADYVGASAVFTTPTKAEAPGIGLEGLAAICRAISIPVVGIGGLHAGNAAAVVAAGGRGVAVVSAIMSAGDPEQAARGIAAEVARTGSTEASQ from the coding sequence GTGCCGGAACAAGCCGGAGGGTCGGTTTTTCATAGGGATGTCCCGTGGATTTATCTGGTGACAGACCGGCGCGCCTGTGGCGGCCGGTCCTTTTTCCATACGGTCGAGGCGGCGCTGCGTGGCGGGGTGAACATCGTTCAGTACCGGGAAAAGGCGGCCGGAACGGGGCAAATGGTCGAAGAGGCGCAGGCGATCCATGATCTGTGCCGCCGTTACGGCGCTCTTTTCGTCGTCAATGATCGGATCGATGTGGCGATGGCGGTCAACGCCCCGGCGGTCCACCTCGGGCAGGAGGACATGCCCTTGGCGATGGCCCGGCGAATCCTCGGGGCTGATGTCTGCATCGGCATTTCAGCGTCATCGGTGGAAGAAGCCATCGCCGCCGAACAGGCCGGAGCGGACTACGTCGGCGCCAGCGCCGTGTTTACGACGCCGACGAAAGCAGAGGCGCCGGGGATCGGCCTGGAGGGATTGGCTGCGATTTGCCGGGCAATCTCCATCCCTGTTGTCGGCATTGGCGGCCTTCATGCTGGCAACGCCGCTGCGGTGGTGGCGGCAGGCGGTCGCGGTGTGGCTGTTGTTTCGGCGATCATGAGCGCCGGCGATCCGGAACAGGCGGCACGAGGGATTGCCGCGGAAGTGGCCCGGACGGGGAGCACGGAGGCGAGCCAGTGA
- the thiD gene encoding bifunctional hydroxymethylpyrimidine kinase/phosphomethylpyrimidine kinase yields the protein MLPKVLTIAGSDPSGGAGIQADLKVLAQFGVYGGAAVTALTRQTSAGVLGLFPLPAQWVLEQIRDVLWDLRPAVVKTGMLQQPAVISGLGRLWGDYVREGAAPALVVDPVLSSGTGVNLLVGGGLEAFRDDLLPITTVLTPNVPEAEALSGMPIRGIEDMAAAAEGLLQYGPTWVLLKGGHLPELADDRIVDLLISREERHWIWGKRTPGADLHGTGCTLASALAAGLAHGFSVPEAATKAVEWLRQRIGAPLFVGQGRGVVCQKNAQRD from the coding sequence ATGTTGCCCAAGGTGTTGACGATCGCCGGCTCCGATCCGAGCGGTGGCGCCGGTATTCAGGCGGATCTCAAGGTCTTGGCGCAGTTTGGCGTCTACGGCGGCGCTGCCGTCACGGCGCTGACGCGCCAGACGAGCGCCGGCGTGCTGGGTCTTTTCCCGTTGCCTGCCCAATGGGTGCTCGAACAGATCCGCGATGTCCTGTGGGATCTCCGACCGGCCGTGGTCAAGACAGGCATGCTGCAGCAGCCCGCCGTGATCAGCGGGCTCGGGCGCCTGTGGGGCGACTATGTCCGGGAAGGCGCCGCGCCCGCCCTGGTCGTCGATCCGGTTCTCAGTTCCGGCACCGGTGTCAATCTGTTGGTCGGTGGCGGGCTGGAGGCTTTCCGGGACGATCTGCTGCCCATCACCACCGTGCTGACCCCGAACGTGCCGGAAGCGGAGGCACTTTCGGGCATGCCCATTCGCGGCATAGAGGACATGGCGGCGGCGGCGGAAGGGCTGCTTCAGTATGGGCCGACATGGGTGTTGCTTAAGGGCGGTCACCTGCCTGAACTGGCGGATGACCGGATCGTCGATCTGTTGATCAGCCGGGAGGAGCGACACTGGATCTGGGGAAAACGGACGCCGGGCGCCGATCTGCATGGCACCGGCTGCACCCTGGCATCGGCGCTGGCTGCCGGCCTCGCCCACGGTTTTTCTGTGCCGGAAGCGGCTACGAAGGCCGTCGAATGGCTGCGCCAACGGATCGGCGCTCCCCTTTTCGTCGGGCAAGGCCGGGGCGTCGTGTGCCAAAAGAACGCGCAAAGAGACTAA